In Acropora palmata chromosome 7, jaAcrPala1.3, whole genome shotgun sequence, one genomic interval encodes:
- the LOC141885763 gene encoding peroxidasin homolog — MVAEKSGPSFACILTIVSIVIYTGGLVRIEVKFNKQKEKIHELESVVESMKTSNNDVARVYTILRNRRSDYSMNNKTEKKHTPDERFTSDNLVSELRQKLCQSNLDRCSRGPAGPPGPPGPRGERGDRGRRGNKGRTGKQGIMGPPGSKGETGLKGEKGEKGDTGTAGMKGAKGEPGESIAAPTVAVSPAKMTVNESKTASFQCSVSGNPKPVSTWSKLEGKSEKILSAITDGKLILTNAAGSDSGVYKCSASNILGRAQALVRLIVNGQPRISLNPGPRYAIEGNTFTLPTCHVTGYPTPVVTWRKLSSQLPQGRVRYNNNALQISQVRKEDSDVYTCTAKNFLGKAEKNTLLVVVSLPQFTSKPPSKIVSMLNSTVRLNCSAIGDPQPIVSWRKQGGQLSVGRS, encoded by the exons ATGGTTGCGGAAAAGAGTGGCCCATCGTTTGCCTGTATTCTAACTATTGTCTCCATTGTGATATACACGGGTGGCCTTGTTCGAATAGAAGTGAAGtttaacaaacaaaaggaGAAGATACATGAACTTGAAAGCGTCGTGGAGTCGATGAAGACATCGAACAATGACGTAGCTCGAG TTTATACCATCCTTCGAAACAGGCGCAGTGATTATTCCATGAacaataaaacagaaaaaaagcacACGCCAGACGAGAGGTTCACATCTGACAACCTTGTCTCGGAGCTGAGACAGAAACTTTGTCAATCAAACTTAGACAGATGCTCCCGAGGTCCCGCTGGTCCTCCCGGTCCACCTGGCCCGAGAGGAGAGAGAGGCGACCGAGGACGAAGGGGAAACAAAGGAAGAACTGGGAAGCAAGGCATCATGGGACCGCCTGGGTCAAAGGGAGAAACTGGACTAAAAGGAGAGAAAGGAGAGAAAGGAGACACGGGAACTGCTGGCATGAAGGGAGCTAAAGGAGAACCCGGTGAATCGATTGCAGCTCCTACTGTTGCTGTTTCGCCTGCAAAGATGACAGTCAATGAAAGTAAAACTGCTTCTTTCCAGTGTTCAGTCAGCGGCAATCCTAAGCCTGTGTCAACATGGAGTAAACTGGAAGGGAAGTCAGAGAAAATTCTATCAGCAATCACAGATGGGAAGTTGATTTTAACAAATGCTGCTGGCAGTGACTCGGGTGTATACAAGTGTTCAGCCTCAAACATCCTGGGACGAGCACAAGCACTGGTGCGACTTATAGTCAATG gTCAACCTCGCATTTCTCTCAACCCTGGACCTCGTTACGCAATAGAAGGAAACACTTTCACTCTTCCAACTTGTCATGTGACTGGGTACCCCACACCAGTCGTGACATGGAGAAAATTATCCAGTCAGTTACCCCAGGGGAGGGTGAGGTACAACAACAATGCGCTGCAAATTTCACAAGTTCGCAAAGAAGACTCGGACGTGTACACCTGCACAGCAAAAAACTTTTTGGGAAAAGCTGAAAAGAACACCTTGCTTGTCGTGGTATCTCTTCCTCAGTTTACATCTAAACCTCCTTCCAAGATTGTGTCGATGTTAAACTCCACTGTGAGGCTGAATTGCAGCGCTATTGGTGACCCACAACCAATCGTCAGCTGGAGAAAGCAAGGAGGTCAGCTTTCAGTTGGGCGGAGCTAG